TGCCGGCTTCCCGACCCGCGTGGCCGGTGAAAAGCTGGGCAACGGCAACTACCATGAATGGATTGAAGGCAGGGAGAAGCTGGCCGCCATCTATGAGAAGTATGACCACCCGCTCTGGAAGCGCATCGGGGATCTGGCCCAGAAGATGGGCGGGCACGGCGGCATGGACTTCGTGATGCTTTCCCGCATCGTGGAATGCTTGCAGAATGGGGAGCCGCTGGACCAGAACGTTTATGAAGGCGCCGCGTGGTCTTCCCTGCTGCCGCTGACGGCCCATTCCATCGCCCAGGGCGGCATGCCCGTGGAGTTCCCGGACTTTACCCGCGGAGACTGGAAAACCACTGCGCCGCTGGCCGTGATTTCTTAGAGAAATGGTTCTTTGATTGGGGATAGCATCCTTTGTCGGCTGGATTCATCATATTCCCAAAATTTCTATTAAAAATTATTGACTTCAAGAAATATTGGACATATTTAAAATAAAGAATATGTCCAATATTTTCTTATTAATTTTTTCATTGGTGCTCCCTCTTATTATTGGGGATAAAGCAAATGCAAAAGAGTTAAAATGTGAATATCATTTGAAAAATTTGCATATAGAGCCCGTAAAACAACCAAATACCGAACGCACTTATTCTGTGCATGTATCATGTAGAGTTGCCACTCAACACCATACTGGTTATTCAAATACAGAACCATCATTCCGCAAAACATTTACACCTGTGGTAGTCAGTACTAGCGATAAAGAGAAAGGTGAAATTGAGGCATATGCTGAGGGAGTGAGAGAAGCATATATAGCCGCATGGAAGCGCTTACTGGAAGAATGTCGTTCTAACGCGCTTTCTGATTGCGGGGATTGCAATAATGTAGGATGCACATGTAAAGCTTGTGGGAAAAAATAAATATATGAAAGCATTATTAAAAATCGTTATTTTATCATTAGGATGTTTCTTTAATGCAATGGTTAGCCCATTGTTTGGGTCGGATAACCAAATTCAGGAGGAACAAAAAATTGAAGTTGGAACTTCGATTATCAATCCTATTGTTCTTAAGGGAATTAAGAATGTGAGTGATATCCAGGAAACACAGAAGGAATATATCAGAAAGCACTATGAAGGGTATGGTATATTGGGATATATGTATACCATGTACAAAAATCGCTATATCCAAATTATTTCCATAGAAAAAGAAGAATCTGAAAGCAAGTTGGTTTATTTTGATATGACGGATGTTTATAAAAAACTTGAAAGATCAAGGGATAAAAAAACAAAAATTCAAATCAAGGAATTGATGGGAGATCATCAGCCATTGGAAGAGGAAGATAAACTAAAGTAATATTAAGGTATTTTTATCTATTGTTTTAGATACGCATTTGCTTTAATTTTTGCAGAGCAATGCCTTAAGTTCTTCCTGGCTCATGTTCATGAGCCATTGTTCCGGGCCTCCTGAGAACAGGTCGTCCGCCATGCGGCGTTTTTCCGCCAGCATGGCGTCAATGCGGTCCTCAATGGTGCCGCGGCAGATCAGGCGGTGCACCAGCACGTTCCGGTGCTGGCCGATGCGGTAGGCCCGGTCCGTGGCCTGGTTTTCCACGGCGGGGTTCCACCAGCGGTCCACATGGATGACGTGAGAGGCCTGGGTGAGCGTCAGGCCGGTTCCGGCGGCTTTCAGGGATAAGATGCAGAAGGGAGGGCCGGATTCCTTCTGGAAGGCGTTCACGATGCCCTGCCGCTCCGGAATGGGGGTGCCGCCGTGCAGCGTAAACCCGGAACGGCCGAAGACGGTGGAGAGCAGGTCATGCAGGTGCGGGATGATGGAGCGGAACTGGGTGAAGAGGATGGCTTTTTCCTGCCGGGCAGCGATGGAGGCGCACAGTTCCTGAAGGCGCAGGAATTTTCCGGAGCGCTCCGGAGCGTAGTCATCCGTGCCCTGGAATTGGGCGGGGTGGTTGCAAATCTGCTTGAGGCGCGCCAGTACGGGAAGAATCAGCATGAGGCGCGTGGCGGGGTCCGGTTCATCCAGCATGGCGTGCAGGGCGTCTATCTGCGTCTGGTACAGGGCGGCCTGTTCCGGCGTGAGGGGGCAGTAGGCGGGGATTTCCGTCTTGTCCGGCAGGTCCGGCACCAGCGCCGGGTCTGTCTTCATCCTGCGCAGGATGAAAGGGCGCACCAGGCGGCGCAGCGGGGCATAGCCGCGTTCCAGGGTGCGGGTGAAGGTTTCAAAGCTCTTCCTGTTTCCCAGCAGTCCCGGATTCAGGAATTCCATCAGGCTCCATAGCTCGTTCAGGTTGTTTTCCACCGGCGTGCCGGACAGGGCGGCGCGCCGTTCCCCGTGCAGGGAGCGGATGGCGCGGGAGCGTGCGGAACCGGCGTTTTTAATGGCCTGCGCTTCATCCAGAATAATGGCCGGAAAGTGCAGTTTCGCCAGGCCAGGCGTGCGCGCCGCCATGCCGTACGTGGTGATGACGGCGTGGCAGTTTTCACGGTGCGTTCTTTCCCCCGGCCGCCATGAGTCCGGAGTGGAGGGGTGCATGATGCGCAGCGCGAGCTCCGGAGCGAAGCGCTCCGCTTCCTCCTGCCAGTTGGACAGGAGGGAAGCCGGAGCCACGATCAGGGCCGGGAGGCCGTCCAGCCGTCCTTCCCTGCGCAGGACATCCAGCCACGCGATGGCCTGGAGGGTTTTTCCCAGCCCCATGTCATCCGCCAGGCAGGCGCCGAAGCCGCGTTCCGTCACCCGGTACAGGAAGCCAAAGCCCTCTTTCTGGTAGGGCCGCATCAGCGCGTTCAAATGAGGCGGGAGCTCCGGCACGGATACGGAAACCTCCCCCGCCAGGATGTCCAGCGCCTGCTGAAGCCCCTTACCCGGTTCCATCACGCAGTCTTCATCCGGTTCCGGAAGCTGCGCCAGCTGGCCGGAGGGGCCGTTGACCAGCAACCTGAGCCCCTGCACCAGGGGGATGCCGAGAGAGCTCATCATGCGCGCGGCCTTGTTCCACCGGTCCATTAGGTCCCGGACCTTCTGGGCGTCCACGCGCACCCATTCCCCCTTGAAGCGGATCAGGCCGTCCCCGTTGTTGAGCAGTTCTTCCAGTTCCTCCGGCGCCAGGTCCCTGCCTCCCAGCGTGGCGGAGACGGAGAACCTCAGCAGGCTGTGGACGGAAAGGCCGGAGGAATGGGCCGTTTTTTCCCCGCCTGGTGCATCCGCCGTGACTTTCACCTGTAATTTGGGAGGGGCCTTTTTCCACAGGTTTACCATGCGCACGATGATGCCCGCGCGCTCATACGCCGGAGAGTCCTGAAGAAAGTCCCGCGCTTCAGAAGCACTCCAGGCCAGCGGGGCGTAAATCTTGCCGTTGTCCAGCAGACGCTGGAGCAGGGGGCTTTCCCGCGCCGCTTCCTTCAGCGGCTGGAGCACGGCCAGCAGGGCCGTATGGTTCCCTTCATGAAGTTTCAGGGCGGTGGAAAGGGGAAGGTGGCGCACCTGGTTATCCGCCGCGCTCTGATGCGCAAAGGTAGCCATAAAGGCAAAGGGGCGGGAGCCCGTGGCGTCATCCCGGTTTTCCGCCAGGTGGAAGAATACCTTGCCTATCTGGTTCCAGGGGGCTCCCAGGCTGTTCAGCCATGCGGCGGGAGTAATGCCGCGTGCGGAGATTTCCCTGCTCACCAGCCGCCGGAAGTCCCCAAGCCACCCTGCGATGACGCCGGGAGTCACGTATTCCGCGCCCGGTACGGGAGGGAACTGCTCCGCCAGGGCCGCCCTTTCCGCTGCGGAGCCCGGCAGGTGGTCCAGAACGGCATCCACCTCATCTGGTCTTTCCGCGGCGGCATGCGCCATGCGGGTGAGCGCCTGGCGCGCCAGATTCCTGATGAAATAAGCGGCCGGGTCCGGCGTGGTTTCCCAGTTGGAGACGGCCAGGGCATACAGCCCGTTTCCGGCTCCTTCTTCAAACAGGCGGTCCAGGGGGGGAATATCCGTCACGAGCGCCCCGGAGGGAAGAATGCGGAAACCGCTGAAGTTCCGCTCCTCTTCCGGCGCTGCATGATGGGGGTCCGGCTGCATGGCTGACGGGACTATAGCATGCCGGCGCGGCTTGTTCAATCCATCCTGCCGCGCTGTGGCATGCAGTGCCCGTGCGCGTTACAGGGCGAAGGTGTTCGTTTTGATGATGGGCAGTTTGGGCGGCGGCGGGTTGAAAAGCTCCTTGATTTGTTTCAGGTAGGTAATCAGGGCTTCGCGGACTTTAATGCCGGTGGGTTTGCCGTTTCCCCTTTGAGGAAACTTGAAATTGTTGCACAGGTAGTCTCCCATCGCCACGGTATAGACCATGTTATTCTTCAGGGTGCTGGAGATGCTTGGCGTAACGCCGTCCATAATCTGGTAGGAAAAACCGGAGCAGTACACTTCCAGAATGCCGCCCTCATCCTCTGACGGAGACATGAATTTGGACAGGATCAGCTGTTCAATGTCCGCCTTGCTCATGGAGCAGGTGACGATCTTTTCCCGGAAGGGCTCCATTTCATAAATATCCTTGATCGTAATGGGGCCTTTGCAGAGATGGCTCTTGGCCCGTACGCCGCCGCGGTTGTAAATGGCGATGTCGGCATTGGAGGCCTGCTGGATGGCTTTGCAGAAAATGGTGCCTATGGTGACGTGCGTGAGGTCCTCCCCGGCTACGCCTACCTGCTGTTTGAAAAGCGGATTTCCGGTGAACTTCTGCACCAGCTTTTCCACCTCCGGATCGTCAGGTATCTTGCCGTTCAGCTCAATGGCCTTGGTTGATTTGGAGAGGATGGAGACTGGCTTTTCCGTGGAGAAGGTAATTTCCGTAACGCCTGCATGGCTTAACCTGTGGCCCGTGTGGCTGAGCAGGGTACCGGTCTTAAGCTGTCCGTTAGGTAGCATGACATGAGTATGACCGCCCAGAATGACGTCGATATTAGGTGAATACCTCATCATTTTCATGTCGTGTTCGTAACCCAGATGGCTCAGGATGATATTGATGGTGTTATGGTGCAGGCGGAACCTGTCCATAATGCTTTTGTAGTCATCTTCATCCGGCAGCTTCCATGAAATGCCTCCCATCCTCCGGACATCCGTGGTCTGCAGGTCCGCCAGCCCGATGAACCCTACGGAAATGGGAGTGCCCTTGAGAGGTATGCTGACATACGGTGAAAAACAATTTGTCAGCGCAGGGGAGGCATTGACGTTGGTAAGGACAAACTTGGTGCGCGGCATCCCCTTGATGTGGTCGCGGAGGGCCTCCTGTCCGTAATCCAGGTCATGGTTCCCGACGGTCGCCAGATCATACCCCAGCTTGTTCATCAGGATGGTGAGGGGTTCGCCCCGTTTTTCCCACTCGTCCACGTAGGGATTTCCCATGAAATAATCCCCTGAATCAACCAGCAGGACGTGCGGGTACTTGGCGCGGTACTGTTTTACCAGCGTGGCCAGTTTGGGTAATTTGTCCAGATTGCCGTGAATGTCGCTGGTGGAAATGATGATCAGCGTTTTATTAGGGTCCGATTTCAGCTTCTGGGCCAGGGAGAACGGGCACAGGCAGGCCAGACCGGCAAGAATAATGCGAGGCGGAATCATGGACGGAAAAATAGAGCTGCGGAAAGGATAAGATGGTGATTAACGGGCGAAAACCTCGTAAGGCCCGTCGCCCACGGAAATGACTTCCAGACGGACCTTGGATACGCCGCGGCTGCGCAGGCCGATGCGGCTTGCGGCGGACGCGGTGAGGTCAATCAGGCGGTTGCTGTGAAAAGGTCCGCGGTTGTTGATGCGGACGATGGCGGATTTTCCGGTTGCCAGGCAGGTGACTTTCACCTTGCACGGCATCGGCAGGGTGGTGTGGGCCGCGGTCATGGAGCTCTGGGGGTTAATGTACTCTCCGGAGGATGTCTTCATGCTGCGGCCTTTTCCGCCGTACCATGAGGCATAGCCGGTTTCACTGTATTTCAGGGCATCAGCCACGCTCATGGGTGTATATCTTTTCCCCCGCACCCGGTAGGGCGCATTTTTTACATGCGCTTCTGCCGCTTGTACGGACGGGGCCGTTTTCCGTGTGCACTTCTCCGTGGTGGAGCAGGCCGGCATCAGAAAAAGCAGCAGGGCGGGGATGGACCAATTCACGCTTTTTATCCTTAACACATGTTTATAATCTTGTATAACAAAAAAGAAACAGGAATTGAAATTTAAGGGATAGGGAGGTCAGGGAGGAATCTTCCGCCCGCTGAGGTTTACCAGTTGAGCGGTGTGGAAAAATGCAGTATGCTTGCCCGCATGAATCCTTCCAAGGTAATTGGCCTGGTCGCACTGGCGGAGAAACCCGGGCTGCCGGAGGCGCTGCGCATCATGCGCCGTGAGCTTGCCCGCCACGGGCTGGGCTCCTGCGTTATTGAAACGCCTGATGCCCTGGAACAGTGCATCACCCGGTGCAGCCTGCTGGTGACGTTCGGAGGGGACGGCACCATGCTTACCGTCTCCACCCTGGCGGCCATGCACCATGTGCCCCTGGCGGGGGTGAACCTGGGGCGCCTGGGATTCATGACCACCTGTTCCGTGCAGGAACTGCCGCTGCTGGCGTATGCCCTCCAGGAGGGATCCTACCTGACGGATGACCGCTCCATGCTGGAGGTGGTCAAGATGGGGGTGGACGGCTCTCCGGCCCCGCTCCGCAAACTGGCGCTGAATGAGGTTTCCCTCATCCGCGCCCAGTCCGGCAAGATGGTGGACCTGGATGCGGAGATAGACGGGGAACTGCTGAACCGCTACCATGCGGACGGCGTCCTGGTCTCCACCCCCACTGGTTCCACGGCGTACTCCCTTTCCGCGGGGGGGCCTCTGGTATGGCCCATGTCCCGGGTGGTGTGCGTCACCCCCATCTGCCCGCACAGCCTGACCAACCGCTCCGTGGTGCTTCCGGATACCATGACCATCCGCCTGCGCCCCCGCGAGCGCCGCGGCCGCTTTGACTCCATGGTTTATTCCCTGGACGGCCGTTCCGCCTACCCCATTGAAGTGGGGGAAAGCCTCGTGATCCGGAAAGCTCCGGAAACCCTCTCCCTGGTTCATCTCCGGAAGCAGAACTTCGGCGCCCTTCTGAGGGCCAAGCTGCGCTGGCAGGGCGCGGAGATTCCCACGGATGATGAGTGAAACCCGTTCCGGGGGCCGGAATAGGCGGCTGGACGCCATGTTCCCGCAACGGCGGCTTTTGCGGACGGGAGGGCATGTTCATTTGCCGTTCCGCATTGGCGGAGGGGCGGTAAAACTATTTTTTTAGGATGCGGGCTTGACGAAAAGGCCCATCCTATCATACTCTTCCTGCCCTACCACCAAGGGGGTGGTAGATCTTAATCGCATAAACGCGTAAGAAATAGTCATATATGAAGACCCACGTGAAAAAAGGTGATGAAGTAGAAATCATCGCCGGACGTAACCACAAGGGCAAGCGCGGCACCGTTCTCGCCGTAAATGCTTCCAAAGGTACTGTCATCGTAGAAGGCGTCCGCACCCTGAAAAAGGCTGTGCGCCCGACCGAACAGAACCCGGAAGGCGGCATTCAGGAGATCAACGGCCCGATTCACATCTCCAACGTGAAAAAAGTAGGCTAGGCCTCCGGCCTGACCCTGCGCTTAAGCCATACCAATCATTAATAAAGAGCTGACCCGCTAAAACAATGAGTACACCAACACTGCAAACATACTACCGTGAAAAGGTCGTTCCCGGCCTTCAAGCGAAGCATGCATACAAGAACGTGCATCAGATTCCCCGCCTGGAGAAGATTGTTGTCACCTCCTGCATGGGCAAGCACCCGGACCGCAAGCAGGCCGTGGAAGATGCCGTCAACGAAATTGCCAAAATCACCGGACAGAAGCCGTCCACTACCTTTGCCCGCAAGAGCGTGGCCAACTTCAAGGTGCGCGAAGGCGAACCTCTGGGAGCCCGCGTAACGCTGCGCGGCGCCCGCATGTGGGAATTCCTGGACCGTTTCATCAACGTTACGGCTCCGAACATCCGCGACTTCCGCGGCCTCCCCTACAAGTCCTTTGACGGCAACGGGAACTATGCCATCGGTATCTCTGACCAGTCCATCTTCCCGGAAATCGAACTTGACCAGATCAAGCGCCAGATCGGCTTCGACATCATTTTCGTGACCACCGCTCCTACGGACGATGAAGGCCGCGACCTGCTCCGCGCCCTGGGTGTTCCCATGCGCGAACCGAAGAAGGCCGAAGAAACTCAACCCGCTAACGCCTAACTATTTCTTACCATGGCCGTATTAAGTGACCCCATTTCCGACTTCCTCACCCGCCTGAAAAACGCCAGCTTGGCCGGCAACGAGGAATTTACCGCTCCCTGCTCCAACATCAAGGTGGAAATCGCCCGGATTCTGCAGGAAGAAGGCTACATCTGGAACTATGAAGTGACCGGTGAAGGCACCAAGAAGCAAATCAAGGTGAAAACCAAATTTACCTCCCAGGGCAAGCCGGTCGTTACCGACGTGAAGCGCAGCTCCAAGCCGGGCCGCCGTCAGTACGTTTCTTCCGAGGACATTCCCCGCGTTCTCAGTGGGCTTGGCATTGCCATCGTCTCCACCTCCCGTGGTGTGATGACCGGTGCGCAGGCGCGCAAGCAGAGCATTGGTGGCGAACTTCTCGCCCTTGTCTGGTAACCATTAACATTTCCTAAACATATGTCCCGAGTTGGTAAAAAATCCATCACATTGCCGGACAAGGTAACGGTAAAGGTTAACGGCTCTTCCGTTCAGGTGGAAGGCCCCAAAGGCAAGCTTTCCTGGACTCTCCCGGAAGGCATCACTGCCACCGTTGAAGGCAATCAGCTGTCCGTTGACCGCGCTGGCGAAAGCCGCCAGCTTCGCGCCCTGCACGGCACGAACCGTTCCCTGTTGAACAACATGGTCATCGGCGTTTCCGAAGGCTTCGTCAAAAACCTTGAAATCATCGGCGTCGGTTTCCGCGCCGCCGTCAAGGGCAACATCCTGGACCTGAACCTGGGCAAGTCCCATCCGATCAACCAGGTAATTCCCGAAGGCCTCAAGGTGACCGTGACGGAAAACACGAAAGTGACGGTTGAAGGCGTTGACAAGCAGGTCGTAGGCCAGTTTGCCGCTGAAGTCCGTGCGTACTATCCCCCGGAACCCTACAAGGGCAAGGGCGTGCGCTTTGCCGGTGAAGTTATCCGCCGCAAGGAAGGCAAGAGCGTCGGTAAGTAATTCAGGTAATAACTATTACAACATATTTATACACGATGAGTACTATCAATCGCAAAGCCACCCGCGCCAAGGTCCGCCGCCGCATCCGCAGAAAGCTCTCCGGAACGGCTTCCCGTCCCCGCCTGGCTGTTTATTTCTCCAACCGTCACGTCTATGCCCAGATCATCGACGACACGGTGGGCAAGACCATCTGCTCCGCTTCCACGGCCGATGCCTCCATCGCCGATCCTTCCAAGCTCGCCAACTGCGCTACCGCTACCAAGGTGGGCAACCTGATTGGTGAACGTGCGAAGGCCGCCAACGTCACTGAAGTCGTCTTCGACCGCGGTGGTTTCAAGTTCTGCGGCAAGGTAAAGGCCCTGGCCGATGCCGCCCGTGAAACTGGTTTGAAATTCTAATTGAAAGATTCCCCTAAATGAATAACGAAACGGAAAACACTGCTCCTGCTACGGAAGCCGCCGCTCCCGCTCAAGCGCAGCAACCCGCACCGGGCGGCCGCGACTTCCGCGGTCCCCGCGGACCCCGCCGTGACGGCCAGAATGGCCGCGGACCCCGTGGTCCCCGCCGTGACGGCCGCCGTGGCCCCCAGGCTGAAGCTCCCGTGGAAGAAGGCCCCCAGCTGGCTGAAAAGGTTGTGTTCATCAACCGTTGCGCCAAGGTCGTCAAAGGCGGCCGCCGCTTCTCCTTCTCCGCCCTCGTCGTGAGCGGCGACATGGAAGGCCGCGTAGGCTTCGGCTTCGGCAAGGCCAATGAAGTGGCAGACGCCATCCGCAAGGCTACGGAATCCGCCAAGCGCCAGCTTCGTCCGGTTTCCATCGCCAACGGCACCATTCCGCATGAAGTCTACTCCGAATTCGGCGGCGGCAAGGTTCTTCTGAAGCCCGCCTCCCCCGGTACTGGCCTCATTGCCGGCAACACCATCCGTGCCGTGCTGGAAGCAGCCGGCGTGCGTGACATCGTTGCCAAATCCCTCGGTTCCTCCAACCATGCCAACGTGGTGAAGGCTACCCTGCAGGCGCTCGCTTCCCTGCGTACGAGCGACCAGGTTCTTGCCGACCGCGGCAAGAAGAAGGAAAAGGCCATCTAATCCAAAGGAGGCGGCTGCCCGGTGCCGCCGCCTCCACGAAATCCAACCATTGTAAATAACATGTTACAGCTTCATACGATTAAGCCCAATCCCGGAGCCAAGCACCGCAAGAAGCGCCTCGGCAACGGGGAAAGCTCTGGTCTCGGCAAGACCTGCGGCAAAGGCAACAAGGGCCAGAAGGCCCGTTCCGGCGGCTCCATCCGTCCGGGGTTTGAAGGCGGCCAGATGCCCCTTCACCGCCGTCTGCCCAAGAAGGGGTTCAACAACACCCGCTTCCAGGACAAAATCCTCATCATCAACCTCTCCCAGCTCGAACGCGTGTTTGAAGCCGGCGCTACGGTTGATGAAAACACCCTGCGTGCAGCCAAGCTCGTTCAAGGTCCCTGTGACGCCGTGAAGCTTCTCGGCAACGGCACCCTGACCAAGAGCCTGAACGTAGTCGTGGACTTCGTGAGCGCTAGCGCCCGCGAAAAGGTGACTCAGGCCGGTGGCACCGTCACCGTGCTCAGCGAAGCCTAATCACATTTGGCGAACCGGGTCATGCAGCTTGACCCGGTTCGCATCATTGTGTTTACTGTTGCGGTTCCCATGGATGCCCCGGGTACAAGCCGCCGACAGGCAAGCCAAGCTGCGCGCCAACTTTTATAATACAGGACTATGATATCCGCATTTGCAAACTCCATGAAAGTACCGGAGCTCAGGCACCGGATTTTGTTCACACTGGCGATGATCGTCGTCGTCCGCCTGGGGGTACAGATACCCCTGCCGGGCATTGACGTCATGGAGCTGCAGAAAGTGATTGAAGCCTCCGCGAACGCCAGCGGCCCCGGAGCGGGCCTGGCTACCGTGCTCACCATCTTTTCCGGCGGCGGTCTCCAGCAGTGCGGCATCTTTGCCCTGGGCATCATGCCCTACATTTCCGCTTCCATCATGACCCAGCTTCTTTCCGCAGTGGTCCCGCAGTGGGCCAAGATGGTGCGGGAGGAAGGCGGCCGCCAGAAGATGACCAAATGGACGCGCGCCATTGCCATCGTCATCGCCATCGTGCAGGGCTGGTTTCTGGTCGGCACGCTGGAACACCCGGACCGTCTGAAAGCCGTGGGCCTCAACATCCCTCCGGACTGCCAGCTCGTCATTGACCCCGGCATGCAGTTTGCCCTGATGACGGTGCTCATCATGGTGGCGGGCACCATGTTCCTGATGTGGATCGGTGACCAGATTACGGAGCGCGGCGTCGGCAACGGCGTCTCCCTCATCATTTCCGTCAACATTATCCATGCCCTTCCGGGCGCGGTGACCCTGGCCTGGAAAACGCTGGTGTACAAGGACGGCGCAGTCGTTCCGATGGGCGCCATGCTGCTGGTGGCCCTGATCGCCTTCCTGATTATCGTGGTGGCGCTCGTCGTCACGGTAACGCAGGCCCAGCGGCGCATCCCCGTGCAGTACGCCAAACGGGTCATGGGCAACAAAATGTTCAACGGCGCCACGCAATACCTGCCGCTCAAGCTCAACTACTCCGGCGTGATGCCCGTCATCTTCGCCACGGCCATCCTGTCCCTGCCGCAGGTGCTCTTCTCCCAGATCGCCCACTACAACACCACGCTGCAATGGATCGCCACCAAGATGAATGACTGGATGAACCCCGCTTCCTCCGGCTACTACATCATCTCCGGCCTCATGATCTTCTTCTTCTCCTACTTCTGGGTGGCTACCATGTTCCAGCCCTCCCAGATCGCGGAAGACCTGAAGCGCAACGGCGGCTACATCCCCGGCATCCGCCCCGGCCCCCCCACGGCCCTGTTCCTGGACCAGACCATGCAGAGGCTGACCTTTGCCGGGTCCGCGTTCCTGACCCTCATTTACTTCCTGCCCTCCCTGCTGAACATCGGCGGCAGCATCCCCTACCTGGTCACCCAGTTCTTCGGGGGCACCAGCCTTCTGATTCTGGTCGGC
This DNA window, taken from Akkermansia muciniphila, encodes the following:
- a CDS encoding DEAD/DEAH box helicase, with the translated sequence MQPDPHHAAPEEERNFSGFRILPSGALVTDIPPLDRLFEEGAGNGLYALAVSNWETTPDPAAYFIRNLARQALTRMAHAAAERPDEVDAVLDHLPGSAAERAALAEQFPPVPGAEYVTPGVIAGWLGDFRRLVSREISARGITPAAWLNSLGAPWNQIGKVFFHLAENRDDATGSRPFAFMATFAHQSAADNQVRHLPLSTALKLHEGNHTALLAVLQPLKEAARESPLLQRLLDNGKIYAPLAWSASEARDFLQDSPAYERAGIIVRMVNLWKKAPPKLQVKVTADAPGGEKTAHSSGLSVHSLLRFSVSATLGGRDLAPEELEELLNNGDGLIRFKGEWVRVDAQKVRDLMDRWNKAARMMSSLGIPLVQGLRLLVNGPSGQLAQLPEPDEDCVMEPGKGLQQALDILAGEVSVSVPELPPHLNALMRPYQKEGFGFLYRVTERGFGACLADDMGLGKTLQAIAWLDVLRREGRLDGLPALIVAPASLLSNWQEEAERFAPELALRIMHPSTPDSWRPGERTHRENCHAVITTYGMAARTPGLAKLHFPAIILDEAQAIKNAGSARSRAIRSLHGERRAALSGTPVENNLNELWSLMEFLNPGLLGNRKSFETFTRTLERGYAPLRRLVRPFILRRMKTDPALVPDLPDKTEIPAYCPLTPEQAALYQTQIDALHAMLDEPDPATRLMLILPVLARLKQICNHPAQFQGTDDYAPERSGKFLRLQELCASIAARQEKAILFTQFRSIIPHLHDLLSTVFGRSGFTLHGGTPIPERQGIVNAFQKESGPPFCILSLKAAGTGLTLTQASHVIHVDRWWNPAVENQATDRAYRIGQHRNVLVHRLICRGTIEDRIDAMLAEKRRMADDLFSGGPEQWLMNMSQEELKALLCKN
- the rplR gene encoding 50S ribosomal protein L18; translated protein: MSTINRKATRAKVRRRIRRKLSGTASRPRLAVYFSNRHVYAQIIDDTVGKTICSASTADASIADPSKLANCATATKVGNLIGERAKAANVTEVVFDRGGFKFCGKVKALADAARETGLKF
- the rplE gene encoding 50S ribosomal protein L5; protein product: MSTPTLQTYYREKVVPGLQAKHAYKNVHQIPRLEKIVVTSCMGKHPDRKQAVEDAVNEIAKITGQKPSTTFARKSVANFKVREGEPLGARVTLRGARMWEFLDRFINVTAPNIRDFRGLPYKSFDGNGNYAIGISDQSIFPEIELDQIKRQIGFDIIFVTTAPTDDEGRDLLRALGVPMREPKKAEETQPANA
- a CDS encoding septal ring lytic transglycosylase RlpA family protein encodes the protein MSVADALKYSETGYASWYGGKGRSMKTSSGEYINPQSSMTAAHTTLPMPCKVKVTCLATGKSAIVRINNRGPFHSNRLIDLTASAASRIGLRSRGVSKVRLEVISVGDGPYEVFAR
- the rplF gene encoding 50S ribosomal protein L6 yields the protein MSRVGKKSITLPDKVTVKVNGSSVQVEGPKGKLSWTLPEGITATVEGNQLSVDRAGESRQLRALHGTNRSLLNNMVIGVSEGFVKNLEIIGVGFRAAVKGNILDLNLGKSHPINQVIPEGLKVTVTENTKVTVEGVDKQVVGQFAAEVRAYYPPEPYKGKGVRFAGEVIRRKEGKSVGK
- the rplO gene encoding 50S ribosomal protein L15; this encodes MLQLHTIKPNPGAKHRKKRLGNGESSGLGKTCGKGNKGQKARSGGSIRPGFEGGQMPLHRRLPKKGFNNTRFQDKILIINLSQLERVFEAGATVDENTLRAAKLVQGPCDAVKLLGNGTLTKSLNVVVDFVSASAREKVTQAGGTVTVLSEA
- the rpsH gene encoding 30S ribosomal protein S8, giving the protein MAVLSDPISDFLTRLKNASLAGNEEFTAPCSNIKVEIARILQEEGYIWNYEVTGEGTKKQIKVKTKFTSQGKPVVTDVKRSSKPGRRQYVSSEDIPRVLSGLGIAIVSTSRGVMTGAQARKQSIGGELLALVW
- a CDS encoding NAD(+)/NADH kinase — protein: MNPSKVIGLVALAEKPGLPEALRIMRRELARHGLGSCVIETPDALEQCITRCSLLVTFGGDGTMLTVSTLAAMHHVPLAGVNLGRLGFMTTCSVQELPLLAYALQEGSYLTDDRSMLEVVKMGVDGSPAPLRKLALNEVSLIRAQSGKMVDLDAEIDGELLNRYHADGVLVSTPTGSTAYSLSAGGPLVWPMSRVVCVTPICPHSLTNRSVVLPDTMTIRLRPRERRGRFDSMVYSLDGRSAYPIEVGESLVIRKAPETLSLVHLRKQNFGALLRAKLRWQGAEIPTDDE
- the rpsE gene encoding 30S ribosomal protein S5, encoding MNNETENTAPATEAAAPAQAQQPAPGGRDFRGPRGPRRDGQNGRGPRGPRRDGRRGPQAEAPVEEGPQLAEKVVFINRCAKVVKGGRRFSFSALVVSGDMEGRVGFGFGKANEVADAIRKATESAKRQLRPVSIANGTIPHEVYSEFGGGKVLLKPASPGTGLIAGNTIRAVLEAAGVRDIVAKSLGSSNHANVVKATLQALASLRTSDQVLADRGKKKEKAI
- the rplX gene encoding 50S ribosomal protein L24 yields the protein MKTHVKKGDEVEIIAGRNHKGKRGTVLAVNASKGTVIVEGVRTLKKAVRPTEQNPEGGIQEINGPIHISNVKKVG
- a CDS encoding bifunctional UDP-sugar hydrolase/5'-nucleotidase produces the protein MIPPRIILAGLACLCPFSLAQKLKSDPNKTLIIISTSDIHGNLDKLPKLATLVKQYRAKYPHVLLVDSGDYFMGNPYVDEWEKRGEPLTILMNKLGYDLATVGNHDLDYGQEALRDHIKGMPRTKFVLTNVNASPALTNCFSPYVSIPLKGTPISVGFIGLADLQTTDVRRMGGISWKLPDEDDYKSIMDRFRLHHNTINIILSHLGYEHDMKMMRYSPNIDVILGGHTHVMLPNGQLKTGTLLSHTGHRLSHAGVTEITFSTEKPVSILSKSTKAIELNGKIPDDPEVEKLVQKFTGNPLFKQQVGVAGEDLTHVTIGTIFCKAIQQASNADIAIYNRGGVRAKSHLCKGPITIKDIYEMEPFREKIVTCSMSKADIEQLILSKFMSPSEDEGGILEVYCSGFSYQIMDGVTPSISSTLKNNMVYTVAMGDYLCNNFKFPQRGNGKPTGIKVREALITYLKQIKELFNPPPPKLPIIKTNTFAL